The Erigeron canadensis isolate Cc75 chromosome 4, C_canadensis_v1, whole genome shotgun sequence genome window below encodes:
- the LOC122597483 gene encoding proline-rich receptor-like protein kinase PERK4, whose translation MNEQTQSKDIHLKMPPRTSIESQNFEPPMTSSGDTGLSGPHRTPLPPPHPGLALGFSQGNFTYDELATATRGFDRSLLLGQGGFGYVYKGVLPNGKEIAVKSLKAGSGQGEREFQAEVEIISRVHHRHLVSLIGYCIADEKRMLVYEFIPNRTLEYHLQRKGRIILDSSTRLKIALGAAKGFAYLHEDCKDSFFSSCGIPRSGTMDGLVGWVMGRSQFGLIWVNFVWDG comes from the exons ATGAACGAACAAACGCAATCCAAAGACATTCATCTAAAAATGCCTCCACGAACTTCAATTGAATCACAAAATTTTGAACCACCCATGACAAGTAGTGGTGACACGGGATTGTCAGGACCTCACCGAACCCCCTTACCACCTCCACACCCTGGGCTTGCTTTGGGGTTCAGTCAAGGCAATTTTACGTATGATGAATTAGCCACAGCAACCCGTGGATTTGATAGGTCTTTGCTTTTAGGACAAGGTGGGTTTGGTTATGTGTATAAAGGTGTGTTACCTAATGGAAAAGAGATAGCGGTGAAGAGCCTTAAAGCCGGTAGTGGTCAAGGAGAACGTGAGTTTCAAGCAGAAGTTGAGATTATTAGTCGTGTACATCATCGCCATCTTGTATCTTTAATTGGATATTGTATCGCGGATGAAAAAAGAATGCTGGTTTATGAGTTTATACCCAATCGAACTCTCGAATACCATCTTCAAC GTAAGGGTCGGATCATTCTTGATTCCTCTACACGGTTAAAGATTGCATTAGGAGCGGCTAAAGGTTTTGCTTACCTTCATGAAGATTGTAAGGACTCTTTCTTTTCGTCATGTGGAATTCCCAGAAGTGGCACAATGGATGGGTTAgtaggttgggtaatgggtcgaAGCCAGTTTGGGTTAATATGGGTAAACTTTGTCTGGGATGGGTGA